Within Microbacterium proteolyticum, the genomic segment CCGGACAACTGGTTCGTCGATCCGGTCGACCTGGGGGTCCCGGGTGTCCGACGCGACATCGACTCCGTCGAAGAGAACACCCTCGCCTGGCAGACCGACGCTCTGTGCTCCCAGACGGACCCCGAGGCCTTCTTCCCGGAGAAGGGCGGCTCGACCCGCGACGCCAAGCGCATCTGCACCTCGTGCGACGTGAAGTCCGAGTGCCTCGAGTACGCCCTGCAGAACGACGAGCGCTTCGGAATCTGGGGCGGTCTCAGCGAGCGCGAGCGCCGCAAGCTCAAGCGTCGCGCCTGACCTCCGGCATCCGCGGTCCGCTTCCTGAGGGATCCGCTGCGAATCGGCGCGGCGTCCGCGAACGCGGAGCGCCCCGCCTAGGCTGACCACGCCATGCCCGCCCGTGTACACGCCGTCCTCGTGGTCCGCCCCGAGGGCCGCATCCCCGCCGCCCCCCACCTCACGCGCACCCTCGAAGCGTTGGCTGCTCAGACGCGCCCCGTGGACGCGCTCACGATCGTGCTGTGCGGGAACGACCCCGCACTGACGCGCATCGCCGCGGCATCCGGTGCCGAGGGCGTCATCACGGCCTCCGCCGGCACGACCTTCGCCGCGGCCACGGCCCTGGCGACCCCCCGGCTGACCGGAGACGCGGTCTGGCTCCTCGCGCAGGACACCGCTCCCGATCCCGACGCCCTCCTGCGTCTCGCCGGCGCGCTCGAACTCTCGTCCTCGCTCGCCGTGGCGGCCCCCAAGCTCGTCGCGTGGGACGACCCGGCCGAGATCGTCTCGCTCGGCGTCAGCATGACCCGGTACGGCCGCACCGTCGAGCTCGCCGCCGGCGAACTGGACCAGGGTCAGCGAGACGGGGACGCGGACGTGCTGGGCGCCGACGTCCGCGGCATGCTCGTCCACCGGGACTCCTGGCGGGCGCTCGGCGGCCTCGACCCGGCGCTCGGGGGTGCCGACGAGGGGCTCGACCTCGCCGTCCGCGCCCGCCTCGCCGCCGACCGCGTGTCGCTCGTCCCCGCGGCCCGCGTCGCCGTCGCCGGCGACGGCGTGGCCGCCATGGCCCGCGGGCGCAAGCGCGCACGGCGCCGCGCTTTCGCCGAGCGCACCGCGCAGCTGCATCGCCGTCTGGCGTACGCGCCGGCCGCCGCGGTCGTCCTGCACTGGCTCTCGTTCCTGCCGCTGGCGCTGTGGCGCACCATCGTCCACCTCGTGGGGAAGGTCCCGCACAAGGTCGCCCCCGAGTGGGGCGCGACCCTCCTGGTGATGGCGCGGATGGCGGCGGTCGCCCGTGCGCGGCGCCGCATCCGGGCGGTCCGCTCGGTGGGATGGTCCCGCATCGCGCCGCTGCGCGTCTCCCGATCGGAGATGCGGCTGCGGTGGGAGGGCGACGCGGCCGAGAGCGACGCCCCGGTCCGGTCGGAGTTGCGCTTCTTCGTCGGCGGCGGGGCCTGGGCGGTCCTCGGTGCGCTGGCGGTCTCGGCGCTGCTGTTCGCGCCGCTGCTCGCGTGGCCGGTGCTCGGAGGCGGTGGCCTCGCGCCCCTGCGGGCGACCGTCGCGGGCCTGTGGCAGGACGCCGCGTGGGGCGCCCGTCCCCTCGGTCTCGACGTCGTGGGACCCGCCGACCCGTTCTCGGCCCTGATCGCCCTCATCGGCTCGCTGTCTCCGGCCGAACCGTCCCGCGCGCTCGTCGTGCTGTGGATCCTGGCGCTGCCGCTCGCGGTGCTGGGCGGGTGGTTCGCGGCGACGCGCGTGACCGAGTCCTCCCTGCTGCGCATCACCGCGGCGCTCGCCTGGGCGCTGGCGCCCACTTTCCTCGCCGCCCTCGTCGAGGGGCGTCCCGCGCCGCTCCTCCTGCATCTGCTGCTGCCCTGGCTCTTCTTCGCTGCGAGCGTCGCGCACCGGTCATGGGCGCCCGCCGGGGCGGCATCCATCCTCCTCGTCGCCGTCCTCGCGTGCGCCCCGTCCCTCGCCCCGGCGGTCGTGGTGCTGTGGTCGGCCGCGCTCGTCGTGGTGGCACTGGTCGCGCCGCGGGGGATCGCCCGGGTCGTGTGGCTCCTGGTTCCCTCGATCGTGGTGTTCGCACCGCTTGTCTGGACGCAGGTGAGACTCGGCAATCCGTGGGGACTCCTGGCCGACCCGGGCGTCCCGTTCGCGGGGGACGAAGCCACCGCCGACCCGCTCGGTCGCGCCCTCCTCGCGGCCGGCTTCCCCACGTCCGACCCCGGGGGATGGGCGGCGCTCACCGGGGGACCGGTGTGGTGGATCGCCCTGCTCGCTGCGCCGCTCGCGGTCCTGGCGCTGCTCGCCGTCCTCACGCCGCGATGGCTCACCGCGACCGGGCTGCTCCTCATCGCCGCGACGGGCCTGGCCACGGCGTTCGCGGCCGTCGGCGTCGCCGTCTCGTTCGACCATGCGACACCCGTGCCCCTCTGGCCCGGGGCCGGGCTGAGCCTGGCGTGGCTCGGTGTGGTCGGGGCGGCCGTCACCGCGCTGGACTCCGGGATCGTCGAGCGCGTCCGCGTGCTGCGCCCGATCGCCGCCGTGCTGACCCTCGCGGCCCTCGCGGTCGCCGTGGCCCCCTCGCTCACCGCGACGACGTCCGACCCCTCGCGCGCCGAGCTCACCAACGGCCCCGTGTCGACCCTTCCCGCCTTCGTCGCCGCGGAGGGGCGGGGCTCGACCTCCGTCGGGACGATCGTGCTCGACCCCCGCGCGGACGGCCTCCGCGTCGACGTCGTGTGGGGCGGGAGTGCGACGCTCGGCGGACAGAGCACCCTCGATGCCACGCGAACACAGGCGCGACCCGCCGACCAGGAGCTGGCAGCCCTCGCCGCCGACCTCGTCACGCCGTCGTCGGAGGATGCCGTGGCCGCCCTCGCGGCGCGCGGCATCGGCTTCGTCCTGCTGGAGCCCGGCCCCGGAGGAGAGGACGACGTGATCCGCGGAGCCCGACTGACGGCGGCGACGTCGCTCGACCAGCGCGACTCGCTCGACGCCGTGGGGGCCACCGCCCGCGGCGACCTGTGGCGCGTCACGTCCGGCGTCGAGCCCCGCGCGGCGCTGGACGCCAACCAGACCCGCCTGCAGCAACTCGTGGCGGCCGCATGGATCGCGGTGCTCGTCATCGCGCTGCTCCTGGCCGTCCCGACGGCCGCGTCGCGACGCGTCGCCCGGCGCACCCCGCGCACCGTCGGCTTCGTCCGGGGAGGTAACCGATGAGCGATCGTCGTCTGGTCCGCGTGGCCACCACCGGCGCCCGCGTCCTCGTGGGGGGTGCCGTGGCCGCGGCGGTCGTCGTCGGCGCCGTCGCCGGGATCGCCGCCCCGTGGCCGAGTCTCGTCGCCGAGCCGGTCCGCGTGGAGGTCACGCCCGCGCCCTCCGACACCGTGCTCGCGTGCGACGGGCCGGTCTTCGCGCTCGGCCGCACCGCCGAATCGGCCGGCGCGCTGAGCGTCGCCGCCCCCCAGACCACCGTTTCCGGTCCGGACTCCACCGAGGCGGAGACGTCGACGCTCTCCGGCGCGACCACCGACGGATCGGGGGATGCCACGGTGTTCCGCGCGCAACCGGCCGACCGCACCGCCGCCCCGTACGCCGCCGCCGGGTCGGCGACCGCCGCGTCGCCCGACCTGATCGGCTTCAGCGCCTCGGCCTGCCGACCGCCGCTCGCCGAGTCCTGGCTCGTGGCCGGCGCGAGCACGACCGGCGCGAACGACCTCGTGGTCCTCGGCAACCCGGGCGACGTCGCCGCGACCGTGCAGTTGTCGGTGTACGGCGCACAGGGCGTGGTCACGCCCGCCTCGGGCACCGGCATCGTCGTCCCCGCCGGCGGCCAGCGCGTCATCCCCCTCGCCGGACTGCTCCTGGGCGAAGAGAGCCCGGTGGTCCGCGTGGTCGCCACGGGTGCTCCCGTGCGGGCGTCGCTGCAGGCGAGCCTCACGCGCGTGCTCCTGCCCGGCGGGAGCGACCAGGCCGCGCCGCTCGCGCAAGCGTCGACGTCGCTCGTGATCCCCGGCATCCAGGTCGTCACCGGATCGGGCGGGGATGCCGGTACGGTCCTCCGTCTGCTCGCGCCCGGGACGACCGCGTCCGCGACCGTGACCATCACCGCGGTGGGGAGCGGCACGCCCGCGGAGGATCCGCGGACCCTGGAGCTTCCCGCCGGAACCCCCACGTCCCTCGACCTTTCGAACCTGACGCCCGGGGCCTACACCGTCTCGATCGCCGCCACCCAACCCGTCGTCGGGGGCGCGTGGTCGACGACCGGATTCGGCGAGGGCGCGGACTTCGCCTGGTATTCACCCGCGCCGACCTTCGCGGCATCCGGTCTCGTGGCGGTCGCGCCCGGATCGGGGGCGACCCTCGTGGTGGCGGCGGATGCCGACGGAGAACCCGCCGCGGTGACGCTGACGCCGCAGGCCGGCGGCGACCCGGTGACCGTGTCGGTGCCGGCGGGCGGGTCCGCGGCCGTCCCGGTCGACGCGGGTGTCTACGAGCTGAGCCCGGACCGCCCCGTCACCGCCGCGGTCTCCTACTCGGCGCCGGGCGCGCTCGCCGGCTACCCGCTGTGGCCGGCCGATGCCGCCGCGGGAGCGATCACGGTCCTGCCCTGAGTCGCGCGACCGGGGCTCAGAGGAACCGGAAGCGCTCGGGGCCGAGATCCCACGGATCGCGGTCGAGATACTCGGCGGCCGCGCGGAACACGGCCCCTTCGATCATCATGCGGCGGTGCAGGTCGTCGTCGACGTGAGGGTGTCCGAGACGTTCGATGGGCACGCGGTAGAGGATGATGCGCTTCTGCTCCCGCAGCACCTGCCACCGGGGGATCGCGCCGGTGGCCGCGGGCGGCATGATGCCGATCTCGAACGACACGTCGCGCAGATCGCTCCAGGCCGAGCGCAGGAACTCCGCAGCGGTGCTCACCGCGATGTCGAAGCGCTCGATGCGCGTGTCCAGCGGCGGGAGCGGCGGTCGGACCACGGGACTGCGGTTCTCTCGGCCGTGACGGCCGTGGCGCGAGGGGCGCGCGACCGGACGGGCCTCACGGGTTCGACGACGCATGCGCCCATCCTACGTTCGGCCCGCGTGCCGGGTCTGCCGTGGTATCCCCTCGTCGCACCCTGCGCCGCGCGGCGCGGCGTCGCCGGCCGGCGCCGGCATCGGCCTAGGCTGACCCGCGATGCGCGACAGACTCTGCTCGAAGGTGGGATGCGCCCGCGAGGCGATGAG encodes:
- a CDS encoding WhiB family transcriptional regulator, which produces MATSQYRSGVPDNWFVDPVDLGVPGVRRDIDSVEENTLAWQTDALCSQTDPEAFFPEKGGSTRDAKRICTSCDVKSECLEYALQNDERFGIWGGLSERERRKLKRRA
- a CDS encoding glycosyltransferase, which produces MPARVHAVLVVRPEGRIPAAPHLTRTLEALAAQTRPVDALTIVLCGNDPALTRIAAASGAEGVITASAGTTFAAATALATPRLTGDAVWLLAQDTAPDPDALLRLAGALELSSSLAVAAPKLVAWDDPAEIVSLGVSMTRYGRTVELAAGELDQGQRDGDADVLGADVRGMLVHRDSWRALGGLDPALGGADEGLDLAVRARLAADRVSLVPAARVAVAGDGVAAMARGRKRARRRAFAERTAQLHRRLAYAPAAAVVLHWLSFLPLALWRTIVHLVGKVPHKVAPEWGATLLVMARMAAVARARRRIRAVRSVGWSRIAPLRVSRSEMRLRWEGDAAESDAPVRSELRFFVGGGAWAVLGALAVSALLFAPLLAWPVLGGGGLAPLRATVAGLWQDAAWGARPLGLDVVGPADPFSALIALIGSLSPAEPSRALVVLWILALPLAVLGGWFAATRVTESSLLRITAALAWALAPTFLAALVEGRPAPLLLHLLLPWLFFAASVAHRSWAPAGAASILLVAVLACAPSLAPAVVVLWSAALVVVALVAPRGIARVVWLLVPSIVVFAPLVWTQVRLGNPWGLLADPGVPFAGDEATADPLGRALLAAGFPTSDPGGWAALTGGPVWWIALLAAPLAVLALLAVLTPRWLTATGLLLIAATGLATAFAAVGVAVSFDHATPVPLWPGAGLSLAWLGVVGAAVTALDSGIVERVRVLRPIAAVLTLAALAVAVAPSLTATTSDPSRAELTNGPVSTLPAFVAAEGRGSTSVGTIVLDPRADGLRVDVVWGGSATLGGQSTLDATRTQARPADQELAALAADLVTPSSEDAVAALAARGIGFVLLEPGPGGEDDVIRGARLTAATSLDQRDSLDAVGATARGDLWRVTSGVEPRAALDANQTRLQQLVAAAWIAVLVIALLLAVPTAASRRVARRTPRTVGFVRGGNR
- a CDS encoding DUF5719 family protein, with amino-acid sequence MSDRRLVRVATTGARVLVGGAVAAAVVVGAVAGIAAPWPSLVAEPVRVEVTPAPSDTVLACDGPVFALGRTAESAGALSVAAPQTTVSGPDSTEAETSTLSGATTDGSGDATVFRAQPADRTAAPYAAAGSATAASPDLIGFSASACRPPLAESWLVAGASTTGANDLVVLGNPGDVAATVQLSVYGAQGVVTPASGTGIVVPAGGQRVIPLAGLLLGEESPVVRVVATGAPVRASLQASLTRVLLPGGSDQAAPLAQASTSLVIPGIQVVTGSGGDAGTVLRLLAPGTTASATVTITAVGSGTPAEDPRTLELPAGTPTSLDLSNLTPGAYTVSIAATQPVVGGAWSTTGFGEGADFAWYSPAPTFAASGLVAVAPGSGATLVVAADADGEPAAVTLTPQAGGDPVTVSVPAGGSAAVPVDAGVYELSPDRPVTAAVSYSAPGALAGYPLWPADAAAGAITVLP